The proteins below come from a single Kryptolebias marmoratus isolate JLee-2015 linkage group LG12, ASM164957v2, whole genome shotgun sequence genomic window:
- the LOC108236202 gene encoding trafficking protein particle complex subunit 5-like — MDTRFTRGKSTILERPLSRPKTEVSLSAFALLFSEMVQYCQSRVYSVSELQTRLADMGRRVGANMLDALVLREKNGKRETKVLNMLLFVKVNVWKSLFGKEADKLEQANDDDKTYYIIEKDSLVNTYISVPKENSSLNCAAFTAGVVEAILTHSGFPAKVTAHWHKGTTLMIKFNESVIARDKALDGR; from the exons ATGGACACGCGGTTTACCCGAGGCAAGTCCACCATCCTGGAGCGACCCCTGAGCCGACCCAAGACGGAGGTGAGCCTGAGCGCCTTCGCCCTGCTCTTCTCGGAGATGGTGCAGTACTGCCAGAGCCGCGTGTACTCCGTGTCGGAGCTGCAGACGCGCCTGGCCGACATGGGCCGGAGGGTGGGCGCCAACATGCTGGACGCGCTGGTGCTGAGGGAGAAGAACGGCAAGCGGGAGACCAAAGTGCTCAACATGCTGCTCTTCGTCAAG gtcaacGTTTGGAAGTCTCTGTTCGGCAAGGAGGCCGACAAGCTGGAGCAGGCCAACGACGACGACAAGACGTACTACATCATCGAGAAGGACTCGCTGGTCAACACGTACATCTCCGTGCCCAAGGAGAACAGCAGCTTGAACTGCGCGGCGTTCACCGCCGGCGTCGTGGAGGCCATCCTCACGCACAGCGGCTTCCCCGCCAAGGTCACGGCCCACTGGCACAAGGGCACCACTCTGATGATAAAGTTCAACGAGTCGGTCATAGCCAGGGACAAGGCTCTGGACGGGCGATGA
- the LOC108236201 gene encoding N-acetylmuramoyl-L-alanine amidase produces the protein MERSCWKSTLVLLALLINTNAEALFSCHMEDFIKAVKQVEDQDPGSDPVAVLKKLRRAAGLNDAFVQSFLANADTGGPELDSNLTDYIRKAVHHRVLEESREEGVVLTPDGTTVALGPLLLGLEAGFSKARDAGLYQLTLAKDLGHALGGGSPETRRLGPDGCWDNLTFPQVFALSDEPTLLTAAQVNGGMDGVVLGKEVSARPVGPPKLSGLLAEYYSHQLGSEGMDGAPRLISRRRRENFKALVRPSALARHAVNSAERQQMLGGRSKMAVKTKNQLKAAVKKGMKEFIHKYMDCPPFIPRCMWGAEPYRGTPTNLTLPLAFMYIHHTNTPSAPCLTFEQCSADMRSMQRFHQEDRGWDDIGYSFVAGSDGHIYEGRGWHQQGAHTLGHNSKGYGVSFIGDYSARLPSQHSMGLVREQLASCAVGGGRLAPSFAVQGHRDVVNTACPGDAFYEEIKGWERFEEVKK, from the exons ATGGAGAGAAGCTGCTGGAAATCGACCCTGGTCCTTCTGGCGCTGCTAATCAACACAAACGCCGAAg ccttaTTTTCCTGCCACATGGAAGACTTCATCAAGGCTGTAAAGCAGGTGGAAGACCAGGACCCTGGTTCCGACCCGGTAGCTGTGCTGAAGAAGCTGCGGAGGGCAGCGGGCCTCAATGACGCCTTCGTTCAGAGCTTCCTGGCAAATGCCGACACCGGTGGCCCTGAACTGGATTCCAACCTCACAGATTACATTCGCAAGGCCGTTCATCACAGAGTGCTGGAAGAGTCCAGAGAAGAAGGCGTGGTTCTGACCCCTGACGGGACCACTGTTGCCCTTGGGCCGCTCCTGCTCGGTCTCGAGGCTGGCTTTTCCAAGGCCCGCGACGCAGGCCTCTACCAGCTGACTCTGGCCAAAGACCTGGGCCACGCTCTTGGGGGCGGCTCTCCTGAAACGCGTCGCCTCGGACCTGACGGCTGCTGGGACAACCTAACCTTTCCTCAGGTCTTCGCCCTCTCGGACGAACCGACCCTGCTCACCGCAGCTCAGGTCAACGGAGGCATGGACGGCGTGGTGCTGGGGAAGGAGGTCTCCGCCCGCCCCGTGGGTCCTCCCAAGCTCAGCGGCCTACTGGCGGAGTACTACAGCCACCAGCTGGGCAGCGAGGGAATGGATGGTGCGCCACGTCTCATCAGCCGACGCCGCAGGGAGAACTTCAAAGCCCTGGTCCGCCCTTCGGCGCTGGCCAGGCATGCGGTGAACTCGGCAGAGCGGCAGCAGATGCTGGGAGGACGCTCAAAGATGGCGGTGAAGACGAAGAACCAGCTGAAGGCCGCGGTGAAGAAGGGAATGAAAGAGTTCATCCACAAGTACATGG ACTGTCCGCCCTTCATTCCTCGGTGCATGTGGGGCGCGGAGCCGTACAGAGGAACGCCCACCAACCTGACTCTGCCCCTGGCCTTCATGTACATCCATCACACCAACACGCCCAGCGCGCCCTGCCTGACCTTCGAGCAGTGCTCTGCGGACATGCGCTCCATGCAGCGCTTCCACCAGGAGGACCGAGGCTGGGACGACATCGGATACAG cttcgtCGCCGGCTCCGACGGGCACATCTACGAGGGGCGAGGGTGGCACCAGCAAGGGGCCCACACTCTGGGGCACAACTCCAAGGGCTACGGCGTTTCCTTCATCGGAGACTACTCGGCCCGGCTGCCGTCCCAGCACTCCATGGGGCTGGTGAGGGAGCAGCTGGCGTCCTGCGCCGTAGGCGGTGGCCGCCTGGCGCCCTCCTTTGCCGTGCAGGGCCACAGGGACGTGGTGAACACGGCCTGTCCCGGCGACGCTTTCTACGAAGAGATCAAGGGCTGGGAACGCTTCGAG GAGGTGAAGAAGTGA